One Yimella lutea DNA window includes the following coding sequences:
- a CDS encoding ubiquinol-cytochrome c reductase iron-sulfur subunit produces the protein MTNQVARHSNDAHGSHGTAVASHGAADTPENFENPGLPPHIHRHGDHDEKAAKRSELQVVTMFGLSMLFTLLFIVSYFAIGQDATVTLPLSGKVGASHTALGVTLGLSILFIGLGAIHWAKTLMSDEEVVEERHPLRSDDETRASVVKTLADAAESTHLTRRPLLKMTMGGALGLFALPLGLQLLGSMGPMPRNDLEVTLWGKKLNGKNRRLMRDPAGTAIRLSDVTLGSVFHVLPEGVNETEHPLNEKAKSSVILVSLDENKIKSQKQRDWGIGGVVAYSKICTHVGCPVGLYEQQTHHLLCPCHQSTFDMTEDCKVIFGPAKRPLPQLKISVDDEGYLVADGDFADAVGPSFWELA, from the coding sequence GTGACGAACCAAGTCGCACGGCACTCGAACGACGCGCACGGCAGCCACGGCACCGCGGTCGCGTCGCACGGGGCCGCCGACACCCCGGAAAATTTCGAGAACCCGGGACTCCCCCCGCACATCCACCGTCACGGTGACCACGACGAGAAGGCCGCGAAGCGGTCCGAACTCCAGGTCGTCACGATGTTCGGTCTGTCGATGTTGTTCACGCTGCTGTTCATCGTGAGCTACTTCGCGATCGGCCAGGACGCCACCGTCACGCTGCCGCTGAGCGGCAAGGTGGGCGCGAGTCACACCGCACTCGGCGTGACGCTCGGTCTGTCGATCCTGTTCATCGGCCTGGGCGCCATCCACTGGGCCAAGACGCTGATGTCGGACGAGGAAGTCGTCGAGGAGCGCCACCCGCTGCGCTCGGACGACGAGACCCGTGCCAGCGTCGTGAAGACCCTCGCCGACGCCGCCGAGTCCACCCACCTGACGCGTCGTCCGCTGTTGAAGATGACCATGGGCGGTGCACTCGGCCTGTTCGCACTCCCCCTCGGCCTGCAGCTGCTGGGCTCGATGGGTCCGATGCCGCGCAACGACCTCGAGGTCACCCTTTGGGGCAAGAAGCTCAACGGCAAGAACCGTCGCCTGATGCGCGACCCCGCCGGCACCGCGATCCGTCTGTCCGATGTCACTCTCGGTTCGGTGTTCCACGTGCTGCCCGAAGGCGTGAACGAGACCGAGCACCCGCTGAACGAAAAGGCCAAGTCCTCGGTCATCCTGGTCAGCCTCGACGAGAACAAGATCAAGTCGCAGAAACAGCGTGACTGGGGCATCGGGGGCGTCGTCGCCTACTCCAAGATCTGCACCCACGTCGGCTGTCCGGTCGGCCTGTACGAACAGCAGACGCACCACCTGCTGTGCCCGTGTCACCAGTCGACCTTCGACATGACCGAGGACTGCAAGGTCATCTTCGGCCCGGCCAAGCGTCCGCTGCCACAGTTGAAGATCTCGGTCGATGACGAGGGTTACCTGGTCGCCGACGGCGACTTCGCCGACGCTGTCGGCCCGAGCTTCTGGGAGCTTGCATGA
- a CDS encoding c-type cytochrome: MSSLAARRRHPAALLVVLLLGLVLTGGLYALFAPKNADASNASVASADQVSEGKQLFLSNCASCHGISAAGGPNGPSLVGVGAAAVDFQVATGRMPMQQPGVQAGRATPQFDQKQTNALAAYVASLGDGPAVPSKEYTSGGGNIAKGGELFRVNCAMCHNFAGSGGALTRGKYAPPLMNVSEKHIYEAMLTGPQSMPVFNDTNLSPKDKRDIIAYLKYIETEASPGGHSLGNLGPVADGLFAWTIFIGILIGFAVWLGKKAA, from the coding sequence GTGAGTTCCCTCGCCGCCCGCCGCCGGCATCCCGCCGCACTCCTGGTCGTGCTTCTGCTCGGCCTGGTGCTCACCGGTGGCCTGTACGCACTGTTCGCCCCCAAGAACGCCGACGCCTCCAACGCGAGCGTCGCGTCCGCCGACCAGGTGTCCGAGGGCAAGCAGCTGTTCCTGTCCAACTGCGCCAGCTGCCACGGCATCTCCGCCGCCGGTGGCCCCAACGGCCCGTCGCTGGTCGGTGTCGGAGCCGCAGCCGTCGATTTCCAGGTGGCCACGGGCCGCATGCCGATGCAGCAGCCCGGTGTCCAGGCCGGACGAGCCACCCCGCAGTTCGACCAGAAGCAGACCAACGCGTTGGCCGCCTACGTCGCCTCCCTCGGTGACGGCCCGGCCGTTCCGAGCAAGGAGTACACCTCCGGTGGCGGCAACATCGCCAAGGGTGGCGAGCTGTTCCGCGTCAACTGCGCCATGTGCCACAACTTCGCCGGCTCCGGTGGTGCTCTGACCCGCGGTAAGTACGCGCCGCCGCTGATGAACGTCAGCGAGAAGCACATCTACGAGGCGATGCTCACAGGCCCGCAGTCGATGCCGGTCTTCAACGACACGAACCTGTCGCCGAAGGACAAGCGGGACATCATCGCGTACTTGAAGTACATCGAGACCGAGGCATCGCCGGGCGGCCACAGCCTGGGCAACCTGGGCCCGGTCGCCGACGGCCTGTTCGCCTGGACCATCTTCATCGGCATCCTCATCGGCTTCGCCGTCTGGCTGGGCAAGAAGGCGGCGTGA
- a CDS encoding cytochrome c oxidase subunit 3 encodes MTAVGTMVWLSSELMFFAGLFAMYFTIRAVAPDLWADRTEALNVPFATVNTLILVISSVWCQLGVFKAEAGQPARTGSLLQVGKWGMREWYALTYVFGAIFVSGQVYEYSEMFSHGISMDSDAYGSMFYMTTGFHGVHVAAGLVAFLLIIGRTFTTRRYTHHQATGAIVTSYYWHFVDVVWIALFATIYLLQ; translated from the coding sequence ATGACCGCCGTCGGAACGATGGTGTGGCTCTCCAGCGAGCTGATGTTCTTCGCCGGTCTGTTCGCGATGTACTTCACGATCCGCGCCGTTGCGCCGGATCTATGGGCCGATCGCACTGAAGCCCTGAACGTACCCTTCGCGACGGTCAACACCCTGATCCTGGTGATTTCCTCGGTCTGGTGTCAGCTCGGCGTCTTCAAGGCCGAGGCCGGCCAGCCCGCTCGCACCGGCTCCCTGCTCCAGGTCGGCAAGTGGGGCATGCGCGAGTGGTACGCCCTCACCTACGTCTTCGGCGCGATCTTCGTGTCCGGTCAGGTGTATGAGTACTCCGAGATGTTCAGCCACGGCATCTCGATGGACTCCGACGCGTACGGCTCGATGTTCTACATGACCACCGGCTTCCACGGCGTCCACGTCGCGGCCGGTCTGGTCGCCTTCCTGCTGATCATCGGCCGCACCTTCACCACGCGCCGCTACACCCACCACCAGGCCACCGGCGCCATCGTGACCTCCTACTACTGGCACTTCGTCGACGTGGTGTGGATCGCCCTGTTCGCGACCATCTACCTGCTCCAGTGA
- a CDS encoding response regulator transcription factor, with translation MSSNVPVPATEAARSEQSSGPRQLTVLLYSDDSATRDAVRVGVGRRPARDVEIVAWRECATAPAVIEAVESETYDLLILDGEAAPVGGLGLTRQLKNEIVNCPKVLVLTGRAADGWLASWSQAEAAVPHPIDPLVLANAIASVARQG, from the coding sequence ATGAGTTCGAACGTGCCGGTTCCCGCGACCGAAGCCGCCCGGTCGGAGCAGTCCTCCGGCCCGCGCCAGTTGACCGTCCTGCTCTACAGCGACGACAGCGCCACCCGCGACGCAGTGCGCGTCGGTGTCGGTCGCCGCCCGGCGCGCGACGTGGAGATCGTCGCGTGGCGCGAGTGCGCCACAGCCCCGGCCGTGATCGAAGCGGTCGAGAGCGAGACGTACGACCTGCTCATTCTCGACGGTGAAGCCGCTCCGGTCGGTGGCCTCGGGCTCACCCGCCAGCTGAAGAACGAGATCGTGAACTGCCCGAAGGTGCTGGTGCTGACCGGTCGAGCCGCGGACGGTTGGCTCGCGTCCTGGTCGCAGGCGGAAGCTGCCGTGCCGCACCCCATCGATCCGCTCGTCCTCGCGAACGCGATCGCCTCCGTCGCTCGACAGGGCTGA
- the trpD gene encoding anthranilate phosphoribosyltransferase: MTAQLTWPTILNSLLDGDDLSLDQTSWAMNEIMSGNASPSQLAGFLVALRAKGETVVELRGLADVMVAHAQPISVEGDTLDIVGTGGDRAHTVNISTMSSIVCAGAGARIVKHGNRAASSSSGAADVMEALGVRLDLTPAQVKKVADEAGITFCFAQTFHPSMRHAAATRREMGVTTAFNVLGPMTNPANPKYRAVGVADPRVAPLVAGVFAEREQNAAVFRGDDGLDELTLSTTSTVWWIHDGEISEHSIDPENHGLQRAPLEALRGGDGMHNAQVVREVMDGSTGPVRDAVLLNAGIALAVVESGSGGRFGADSDLDGALSRGVAAAERSIDSGAAKAALERWINSTQNA, encoded by the coding sequence GTGACGGCACAGCTGACCTGGCCGACCATCCTCAATTCGCTGCTGGACGGCGACGATCTCTCGCTCGATCAGACGTCCTGGGCGATGAACGAGATCATGTCCGGCAATGCATCGCCCTCCCAGCTCGCGGGCTTCCTGGTCGCGTTGCGCGCCAAGGGTGAGACCGTCGTCGAACTTCGGGGGTTGGCCGACGTCATGGTGGCGCACGCGCAGCCGATCAGCGTCGAGGGCGACACCCTCGACATCGTCGGTACCGGTGGCGACCGGGCACACACGGTGAACATCTCGACCATGTCGTCGATCGTGTGCGCCGGCGCAGGCGCCAGGATCGTCAAGCACGGCAACCGCGCTGCGTCGTCGTCGTCCGGCGCGGCCGACGTCATGGAGGCGCTCGGCGTCCGTCTCGACCTGACTCCGGCTCAGGTCAAGAAGGTCGCGGACGAGGCCGGGATCACCTTCTGCTTCGCCCAGACCTTCCACCCGAGCATGCGTCACGCCGCGGCGACCCGAAGGGAAATGGGCGTCACGACCGCGTTCAACGTGCTCGGACCGATGACCAATCCGGCCAACCCGAAGTACCGGGCGGTCGGTGTCGCCGACCCGCGGGTCGCCCCGCTGGTCGCCGGAGTCTTCGCCGAACGTGAGCAGAACGCCGCAGTGTTCCGCGGCGACGACGGCCTGGACGAACTGACGTTGTCGACGACGTCCACGGTGTGGTGGATTCACGACGGTGAGATCAGCGAGCACTCGATCGATCCGGAGAACCACGGCCTGCAGCGGGCACCGCTGGAGGCGCTGCGCGGGGGCGACGGCATGCACAACGCGCAGGTGGTGCGCGAGGTCATGGACGGCTCGACCGGACCGGTGCGGGACGCCGTGTTGCTGAATGCAGGCATCGCCCTTGCGGTGGTGGAGTCGGGAAGCGGTGGACGCTTCGGCGCCGATTCCGACCTGGACGGTGCCCTCTCGCGGGGCGTCGCCGCCGCCGAGAGGTCGATCGACAGCGGCGCGGCCAAAGCCGCCTTGGAGCGTTGGATCAACTCCACGCAGAATGCCTGA
- a CDS encoding Lrp/AsnC family transcriptional regulator, whose amino-acid sequence MISAIVLITADVHRIPEVAQEISEIKGIAEVYSVTGDVDLVAVAKVARHEDFADVIADRLNKVEGVLDSRTHIAFRTYSSDDLGAAFALGLDE is encoded by the coding sequence GTGATCTCAGCCATCGTTCTCATCACCGCCGACGTCCACCGCATCCCCGAGGTCGCCCAGGAGATCTCCGAGATCAAGGGCATCGCAGAGGTCTACTCGGTCACCGGCGATGTCGACCTCGTCGCGGTCGCGAAGGTCGCACGCCACGAGGACTTCGCCGACGTGATCGCCGATCGCCTCAACAAGGTCGAGGGTGTACTCGACTCACGCACCCACATCGCGTTCCGCACGTATTCCTCGGACGACCTCGGAGCTGCCTTCGCACTCGGCCTCGACGAGTAG
- a CDS encoding DEDD exonuclease domain-containing protein — translation MSTRPVAVQATLDDLGTPLSDVTFVVLDLETTGGAPAGRNITEIGAVKVRGGIVLGEFQTLVRPGEPIPAFVSVLTGISNAMVAGAPRIDAVLGPFLDFLGDCVVVAHNAPYDVGFLKAACRDTGAVWPRPAVVDTAHLARQLVTSDEAPNRKLGTLAHLFGAATTPDHRALHDARATVDVLHALTGRVGNLGVHTLEELQTYSKRVSPQQRRKRVIADDLPSAPGVYVFKDANGQALYVGTSVDIKKRVRSYFTESEKRRRMREMVGLAESVTPVVCQTALEAQVRELRLIAQHKPRFNRRSRYPERAVWVKLTQEPFPRLSVVSTVRADARSYVGPFNSRTAAEQAVTAVHDVIPLRQCTKRLSARGGSTACALFDLGKCGAPCIGEQSTDEYADIAADAERLLTTDARPVVDVLTERMERLSDQSRYEDAADVRDRMLSFVRGAARAQRLDPLARTPEVVAARPGAVGGWEVVCVRYGRFAGTTLSPRGADPMPYIAALRETAEVVAAPVAPAPAALTEETEKVLHWLEQPGVRIVHTDGVWVCPINGAAGTRTRLEQQMSLAQGTRADAGDRVAG, via the coding sequence ATGTCCACCAGACCGGTCGCAGTCCAGGCGACACTCGACGATCTCGGCACACCACTGTCCGATGTCACCTTCGTCGTGCTCGACCTGGAGACAACCGGCGGCGCACCCGCCGGCAGGAACATCACCGAGATCGGTGCGGTGAAGGTGCGCGGCGGCATCGTGCTGGGTGAGTTCCAGACGCTGGTGCGCCCGGGCGAGCCGATCCCGGCGTTCGTGTCCGTACTGACCGGCATCAGCAATGCGATGGTCGCCGGCGCGCCCCGTATCGACGCCGTGCTCGGCCCCTTTCTGGACTTCCTCGGTGACTGCGTGGTCGTCGCCCACAATGCGCCGTACGACGTCGGATTCCTCAAGGCCGCCTGTCGTGACACCGGCGCGGTGTGGCCGCGGCCGGCCGTGGTCGACACCGCGCACCTGGCTCGCCAACTCGTCACCTCCGACGAGGCGCCCAATCGCAAACTCGGCACGCTCGCCCATCTGTTCGGCGCCGCGACCACTCCCGATCACCGAGCGCTGCACGACGCGCGGGCAACCGTCGACGTCCTGCATGCGCTGACCGGACGAGTCGGCAATCTCGGCGTTCACACGCTCGAAGAACTCCAGACCTACAGCAAACGGGTCAGCCCGCAGCAACGGCGCAAGCGGGTGATCGCCGACGATCTGCCGTCCGCTCCGGGTGTCTATGTGTTCAAGGACGCGAACGGTCAGGCCCTGTACGTCGGCACCTCCGTCGACATCAAGAAGCGCGTACGCAGTTACTTCACCGAGAGCGAGAAGCGCCGACGGATGCGCGAGATGGTCGGTCTGGCCGAGTCGGTCACTCCCGTCGTGTGTCAGACCGCGCTCGAGGCGCAGGTGCGTGAGCTTCGGCTGATCGCGCAGCACAAGCCGCGGTTCAACCGCCGTTCGCGCTATCCGGAGCGGGCGGTGTGGGTGAAGCTGACCCAGGAACCCTTCCCGCGGCTGTCCGTCGTCTCCACGGTCCGCGCCGATGCCCGCTCTTACGTCGGCCCGTTCAACTCCAGGACCGCCGCCGAACAGGCCGTCACCGCGGTCCACGACGTCATCCCGCTGCGGCAGTGCACCAAACGGTTGTCGGCTCGGGGCGGGTCCACCGCTTGCGCGCTCTTCGATCTCGGCAAGTGCGGGGCGCCGTGCATCGGCGAGCAGTCCACCGACGAGTACGCCGACATCGCCGCCGACGCCGAACGGCTGCTGACCACCGACGCACGCCCGGTCGTCGATGTACTCACCGAACGGATGGAACGCCTCAGCGATCAGAGCCGGTACGAGGATGCGGCTGACGTGCGCGACCGGATGCTTTCGTTCGTCCGGGGCGCGGCACGCGCCCAGCGACTCGATCCGCTCGCCCGCACCCCAGAGGTCGTCGCAGCACGCCCCGGTGCGGTCGGAGGATGGGAGGTGGTCTGCGTGCGCTACGGCCGATTCGCCGGCACCACCCTCAGCCCACGCGGCGCAGATCCGATGCCCTACATCGCAGCACTGCGCGAAACAGCCGAGGTGGTCGCCGCGCCGGTGGCACCGGCTCCGGCCGCGCTCACGGAAGAAACCGAGAAGGTGCTGCACTGGCTCGAGCAGCCGGGAGTTCGGATCGTGCACACCGACGGAGTGTGGGTGTGCCCGATCAACGGGGCCGCCGGCACCAGAACCCGATTGGAGCAGCAGATGTCCTTGGCGCAGGGCACCCGCGCCGACGCCGGCGATAGAGTGGCCGGGTGA
- a CDS encoding SRPBCC family protein, which yields MADSTQSTIDIAADAATVLDTIADFDAYPEWATQVKSAKVLSEDELGWPEQVEFTLDAAPIRDTYVLEYDWDVTQDGTGSVSWHLVRSDLLKGLDGTYSITGSGDTTSVTYKLAVALKMPLIGALRNKAERTIIDTALAGLKKRAEG from the coding sequence ATGGCCGACAGCACCCAGTCCACGATCGACATCGCCGCCGACGCGGCGACCGTTCTCGACACCATCGCCGACTTCGACGCCTACCCCGAGTGGGCGACCCAGGTGAAGAGCGCGAAGGTGCTCTCCGAGGACGAACTCGGGTGGCCGGAACAGGTCGAGTTCACCCTCGACGCTGCACCGATCCGCGACACCTACGTGCTGGAGTACGACTGGGACGTCACGCAGGACGGCACCGGATCGGTCAGCTGGCACCTGGTGCGGTCCGACCTGCTCAAAGGTCTCGACGGCACCTACAGCATCACCGGGTCGGGCGACACGACGTCCGTCACCTACAAGCTGGCGGTCGCCTTGAAGATGCCGCTCATCGGTGCGCTGCGCAACAAGGCCGAGCGCACGATCATCGACACGGCCCTCGCCGGCTTGAAGAAGCGCGCCGAGGGGTGA
- a CDS encoding ArsA family ATPase: MSPRLLLVGGPGGSGSSTWAAALADDWAARGLSVGVVSLDPRFGAHTLTTHRDAVEVRPEVDLPEILSSAARSWGLDPFVVDQALALLSATDGPALWQLPRLLERFDRVVVDAGAQLSGLVLQAHRLPWLLSEAGPLHSGWLRATRPVIALAMGSSAIDKAGASRLAAVAEDAVRLSELVMSRATASVLCASNGSPTANVRHHACALALAQCRLGAVVTEGDDVVLCDGPPVIPMWSDLPRNWAEKLADPPRESSVRGDARDGAVTWELPLPFVDPAEVELEQSGTRLVVAVQESRRTFVLPSLLARHVATGATVRQGILGVTFEPTQPEGTS; encoded by the coding sequence GTGAGCCCGAGGCTGCTGCTGGTCGGCGGCCCCGGAGGCTCCGGTTCATCGACCTGGGCCGCTGCGCTCGCCGACGACTGGGCCGCGCGCGGGCTCAGCGTCGGTGTGGTTTCACTCGACCCGAGATTCGGTGCCCACACGCTGACGACACACCGCGACGCCGTGGAGGTCCGACCGGAGGTGGACCTTCCGGAGATCTTGTCGTCGGCGGCCCGGTCCTGGGGGCTCGATCCGTTCGTGGTGGACCAGGCGCTGGCGCTGCTGTCTGCCACGGACGGCCCGGCGCTGTGGCAGCTGCCGCGCCTGCTCGAGCGCTTCGACCGGGTGGTGGTGGACGCCGGGGCGCAGCTGTCCGGACTCGTCCTGCAGGCTCACCGGCTGCCATGGCTGCTGTCCGAGGCGGGCCCCCTGCACAGCGGCTGGTTGCGCGCCACGCGTCCGGTGATCGCTCTGGCGATGGGTTCATCGGCCATCGACAAAGCAGGCGCGAGTCGACTGGCGGCGGTGGCGGAAGACGCGGTTCGGTTGTCCGAACTGGTGATGTCCCGGGCGACGGCGTCCGTTCTGTGTGCGAGCAACGGGAGCCCGACTGCGAATGTGCGGCACCACGCCTGCGCCCTCGCTCTTGCCCAGTGCCGTCTGGGGGCGGTCGTGACCGAGGGGGACGACGTCGTGCTGTGCGATGGCCCTCCGGTAATCCCGATGTGGTCCGACCTGCCCCGGAACTGGGCCGAGAAGCTGGCAGACCCGCCCCGGGAATCGAGCGTCCGGGGGGACGCGCGAGATGGTGCTGTCACCTGGGAGCTGCCCTTGCCGTTCGTCGATCCGGCAGAGGTCGAACTCGAACAGTCAGGTACCCGGTTGGTCGTTGCGGTGCAGGAGTCGCGCCGCACCTTCGTGCTTCCCTCACTGCTTGCGCGCCATGTCGCGACAGGCGCCACGGTTCGGCAAGGCATCCTTGGGGTGACATTCGAACCGACGCAGCCCGAGGGAACTTCGTGA
- a CDS encoding ROK family glucokinase — protein sequence MNSTRATIGIDIGGTKIAGGLIAPDGTILKRDRRDSPAENVDEIAATVADVISDLAEGEDVERAGVACAGYIDKSGTTVLFSPNLAWRDEPLKERLEKSVDVEVTIENDANAAAYGEFIHGAGHDVDDMVMITIGTGVGGGVIIDGELFRGSYGIAAEIGHMRVVPDGIRCGCGNRGCLESYGSGRALVREARALVAGGSPYTGGLADKCGGDARQLEGKHVTEAAQAGDPAAIELLADIGRWIGEGAASLTSVLDPARFVIGGGVADAGDLLLGPIRQAFGRQLTGRGHRPTATFEIAQLGNDAGMVGAAALVRPAKA from the coding sequence GTGAATTCGACGCGAGCGACCATCGGTATCGACATCGGCGGCACGAAGATCGCCGGGGGACTCATCGCCCCCGACGGCACGATCCTCAAGCGCGACCGCCGCGATTCCCCGGCGGAGAACGTGGACGAGATCGCAGCGACAGTCGCCGACGTCATCAGCGATCTCGCCGAGGGCGAGGACGTGGAGCGGGCCGGCGTGGCGTGTGCGGGATACATCGACAAGTCCGGGACCACGGTCCTGTTCTCACCCAACCTCGCTTGGCGCGACGAGCCGCTCAAGGAACGACTGGAGAAGTCGGTCGACGTCGAAGTGACGATCGAGAACGACGCGAACGCCGCTGCCTACGGCGAGTTCATCCACGGAGCCGGCCACGACGTCGACGACATGGTGATGATCACGATCGGTACCGGAGTCGGTGGTGGCGTGATCATCGACGGTGAGCTCTTCCGGGGCTCCTACGGCATCGCCGCCGAGATCGGTCACATGCGCGTGGTGCCCGACGGTATTCGCTGCGGGTGCGGCAACCGCGGATGCCTGGAGAGCTACGGCAGCGGTCGCGCCCTCGTGCGTGAAGCCCGCGCACTGGTCGCCGGTGGCTCGCCGTACACCGGCGGCCTCGCCGACAAGTGCGGGGGGGACGCCAGACAACTCGAGGGCAAACACGTCACCGAGGCGGCACAAGCAGGGGATCCGGCCGCCATCGAGCTGCTGGCCGACATCGGCCGATGGATCGGTGAAGGCGCCGCCTCGTTGACCTCGGTGCTCGACCCGGCTCGGTTTGTCATCGGTGGCGGTGTGGCCGATGCCGGCGACCTGCTTCTCGGACCCATCCGTCAGGCATTCGGCCGCCAGTTGACCGGCCGCGGTCACCGGCCGACCGCCACCTTCGAGATCGCCCAGCTCGGCAATGACGCCGGCATGGTCGGCGCAGCGGCCCTGGTGCGGCCGGCGAAGGCGTGA